The following DNA comes from Babylonia areolata isolate BAREFJ2019XMU chromosome 31, ASM4173473v1, whole genome shotgun sequence.
TGAcgtcagtcttgttgtctgaatgcaTGGATGATAGGGTGAcgtcagtcttgttgtctgaatgcaTGGATGATAGCGTGACGTCAGTTTTGTTGTCTGAATGCATGGATAATAGGGTGACGTCAGTTTTGTTGTCTGAATGCATGGAGAACACGGTGACATCAGTCTTGTTGTCAGAATGCCTGGAGAACACGATGAtgtcagtcttgttgtctgaatgcctggatAACAGGGTGACGTCAGTCTTGTGTTTGAATGCTTGGATAATAGCGTGACGTCAATCTTTTTGTGTCTGAATGCATGGATGATAGGGTGACGTCAGTCTTTTTGTTGTCTGAATGCATGGATGATAGCGTGACGTCAGTTTTGTTGTCTGAATGCATGGGGAACAGGGTGAcatcagtcttgttgtctgaatgcctgaAGATCACGATGATGTCAGTCatgttgtctgaatgcctggagaacagggtgacgtcagtcttgttgtctgaatgcctgcagaacagggtgacgtcagtcttgttgtctgaatgcctggagaacagggtgacgtcagtcttgttgtctgaatgcttggagaacagggtgacgtcagtcttgttgtctgaatgcctggagaTCACGATGAtgtcagtcttgttgtctgaatgcctggagaacagggtgacatcagtcttgttgtctgaatgcctggagaTCACGATGAtgtcagtcttgttgtctgaatgcctggatAACAGGGTGAtgtcagtcttgttgtctgaatgcctggagaTCACTGTGAtgtcagtcttgttgtctgaatgcctgcAGAACAGGGTGAcatcagtcttgttgtctgaatgcctggagaacagggtgacgtcagtcttgttgtgtctgaatgcctggagaacagGGTGGCATCAGTCTTGTTGtgtctgaatgcctggagaacagggtgtcagtcttgttgtctgaatgcctggagaacagggtgatgtcagtcttgttgtctgaatgcctggagaacacgatgacatcagtcttgttgtctgaatgcctcGAGAACAGGGTGAtgtcagtcttgttgtctgaatgcctggagaacagggtgacgtcagtcttgttgtcttcttgttgtctgaatgcctggagaacagggtgacgtcagtcttgttgttttgttgtgtctgaatgcctggagaacagggtgacatcagtcttgttgtctgaatgcctggagaacagggtgacgtcagtcttgttgtctgaatgcctggagaacaaggtgacatcagtcttgttgtctgaatgcctgaAGATCACGATGATGTCAGTCatgttgtctgaatgcctggagaacagggtgatgtcagtcttgttgtctgaatgcctgcagaacagggtgacgtcagtcttgttgtctgaatgcctggagaacagggtgacgtcagtcttgttgtctgaatgcttggagaacagggtgacgtcagtcttgttgtctgaatgcctggagaTCACGATGAtgtcagtcttgttgtctgaatgcctggagaacagggtgacatcagtcttgttgtctgaatgcctggagaTCACGATGAtgtcagtcttgttgtctgaatgcctggatAACAGGGTGAtgtcagtcttgttgtctgaatgcctggagaTCACTGTGAtgtcagtcttgttgtctgaatgcctgcAGAACAGGGTGAcatcagtcttgttgtctgaatgcctggagaacagggtgacgtcagtcttgttgtgtctgaatgcctggagaacagggtgacgtcagtcttgttgtgtctgaatgcctggagaacagggtgacatcagtcttgttgtctgaatgcctggagaacagGGTGATGTCAGTCTTGTAgtctgaatgcctggagaacaCGGTGATGTCAGTCTTGTAgtctgaatgcctggagaacaaggtgacatcagtcttgttgtctgaatgcctggagaacagggtgacgtcagtcttgtagtctgaatgcctggagaacagggtgacatcatttttgttgtctgaatgcctggagaacagGGTGACGTCAGTCTTGTTGTTTGAATGCCTGGAGAACATGATGACATtagtcttgttgtctgaatgcctggagaacagggtgacgtcagtcttgtagtctgaatgcctggagaacaaggtgacatcagtcttgttgtctgaatgcctggagaacagggtgacatcagtcttgttgtctgaatgcctggagaacagggtgacgtcagtcttgttgtctgaatgcctggagaacaAGGTGACATCAgttttgttgtctgaatgcctggagaacagggtgacatcagttttgttgtctgaatgcctggagaacaTGACGACATCAGTCatgttgtctgaatgcctggaggAGTGATAGGTGTGGTTAGTGGAGAGGGGTCatcagggaaaggggtgggggaggtgtgggttgCTGGGTGGTGATAACAGTCTGGTCCGTGAGAGATCCAGACCTAGGGATACACATGTATTGATTTCCAATATGACGGCACAGTACACTGTGTAATACACATGTATTGATTTCCAATATGATGGCACAGTACACTGTGTAATACACATGTATTGATTTCCAACATGACGCCCCAGCTCCCCACATGTGTTCAGCACAAGAGCCTCAGTGATGGCTGCAAGCCTTCCAGAACCCAGAACGATCTCAAACGCCAAGCTtgtttcgacacacacacacttttgcatgGATGCAAGCGCACATACGTTATGAATGAATTCATTTTCAAAGTTGGTACATTAAACAAACACCCCCAGTTTTTTTAACTGCTCACTGccctttcctttcattttatgTGTTCATTAAGTATACAGTTACCATCTTTTGATTAGGTACATGTAgtattttctgtatttcttcAGCAAGTAAGGACACACCAGGTGTGTTTTTCATTAATTACATGTTGTTTGACCAGGCACgtgttcccctttgttacctatgacataattacattgtttgaccaggtacatattcccctttgttacctatgacataattacatgttgtttgaccaggtacatgttccccttggttacctgtgacataattacattgtttgaccaggtacgtgttcccctttgttacctgtgacataattacattgtttgaccaggtacgtgttcccctttgttacctgtgacataattacattgtttgaccaggtacatgttcccctttgttacctgtgatataattacatgttgtttgaccaggtacatgttcccctttgttacctatgacataattacatgttgtttgaccaggtacatgttccccttggttacctgtgacataattacatgttgtttgaccaggtacgtgttcccctttgttacctgtgacataattacatgttgtttgaccaggtacgtgttcccctttgttacctgtgacataattacattgtttgaccaggtacatgttcccctttgttacctgtgacataattacattgtttgaccaggtacgtgttcccctttgttacctatgacataattacatgttgtttgaccaggtacgtgttcccctttgttacctgtgacacaattacatgttgtttgaccaggtacgtgttcccctttgttacctgtgacataattacattgtTTGACCAGGTACGTGTTCCGctttgttacctgtgacataattacatgttgtttgaccaggtacatgttcccctttgttacctatgacataattacatgttgtttggccaggtacatgttcccctttgttacctatgacataattacatgttgtttgaccaggtacgtgttcccctttgttacctaTGACCTAATTACAtgttgtttgaccaggtacatgttcccctttgttacctgtgacataattacatgttgtttgaccaggtacatgttcccctttgttacctatgacataattacatgttgtttggccaggtacatgttcccctttgttacctaTGACATAATTACATGTTATTTGACCAGGTACGTGTTCCCCTTTGTCacctgtgacataattacatgttgtttgaccaggtacatgttcccctttgttacctgtgacataattacattgtttgaccaggtacatgttcccctttgttacctgtgacatTTTGAGTTTGTTGTTTCATCAGGTACATGTTATGTTATCTGTTGTTACCAGTGAAATTAAGTattgtttgaccaggtacatgttcTCCTTTGTTTCCTGTGAcataattatttgttgtttttgaccaAGTACATGTTTTTCATTAAGTTCATGTTGTTTCACAAGGTACATTTCTctttgttacctgtgacataattacatgtTGTTTGACCAGGTTCATATCCTTTACTACCCATGACATAATCCAATGGTGGCCAGTCTGTTTTCCTTCAGATAATGTGTATCCACATGTACTGCTACCTGTCAGGTGTGACTGAAGTCAGTGTAGGGTGAACAGTTTTCCATTCAGCTCCTTCAAGGAGACTTAAGTCAGTGTAGGGTGAACCATTCAGCTCCTTCAAGGAGACTTAAGTCAGTGTAGGGTGAACCATTCAGCTCCTTCAAGGAGACTAAAGTCAGTGTAGGGTGAACAGTTTTCCTTTCAGCTCCTTCAAGAAGACTTAAGTCAGTGTAGGGTAAACAGTTTTCCATTCAGCTCCTTCAAGGAGACTAAAGACAGTGTAGGGTGAACAGTTTTCCATTCAGCTCCTTCAAGGAGATTTAAGTCAGTGTAGGGTAAACAGTTTTCCATTCAGTTCCTTCAAAGAGACTTAAGTCAGTGTAGGGTGGACCATTCAGCTCCTTCAAGGAGACTTAAGTCAGTGTAGGGTAAACAGTTTTCCATTCAGCTCCTTCAAGGAGACTTAAGTCAGTGTAGGGTAAACAGTTTTCCATTCAGTTCCTTCAAAGAGACTTAAGTCAGTGTAGGGTGAACCATTCAGCTCCTTCAAGGAGACTAAAGTCAGTGTAGGGTGAACAGTTTTCCTTTCAGCTCCTTCAAGGAGACTTAAGTCAGTGTAGGGTAAACAGTTTTCCATTCAGCTCCTTCAAGGAGACTAAAGACAGTGTAGGGTGAACAGTTTTCCATTCAGCTCCTTCAAGGAGACTTAAGTCAGTGTAGGGTAAACAGTTTTCCATTCAGTTCCTTCAAAGAGACTTAAGTCAGTGTAGGGTGAACCATTCAGTTCCTTCAAGGAGACTTAAGTCAGTGTAGGGTGGACAGTTTTCCATTCAGCTCCTTCAAGGAGACTTAAGTCAGTGTAGGGTAAACAGTTTTCCATTCAGCTCCTTCAAGGAGACTTAAGTCAGTGTAGGGTGAACAGTTTTCCATTCAGCTCATTCAAGGAGACTTAAGTCAGTGCAGGGTGAACCATTCAGCTCCTTCAAGAAGACTTAAGTCAGTGTAGGGTAAACAGTTTTCCATTCAGCTCCTTTAAGGAGACTAAAGACAGTGTAGGGTGAACCATTCAGCTCCTTCAAGAAGACTTAAGTCAGTGTAGGGTAAACAGTTTTCCATTCAGCTCCTTCAAGGAGACTAAAGACAGTGTAGGGTGAACCATTCAGCTCCTTCAAGAAGACTTAAGTCAGTGTAGGGTAAACAGTTTTCCATTCAGCTCCTTCAAGGAGACTAAAGACAGTGTAGGGTGAACAGTTTTCCATTCAGCTCCTTCAAGGAGACTTAAGTCAGTGTAGGGTAAACAGTTTTCCATTCAGTTCCTTCAAGGAGACTTAAGTCAGTGTAGGGTGAACCATTCAGCTCCTTCAAGGAGACTTAAGTCAGTGTAGGGTAAACAGTTTTCCATTCACCTCCTTCAAGGAGACTTAAGTCAGTGTAGGGTAAACAGTTTTCCATTCAGCTCCTTCAAGGAAACTTAAGTCAGTGTAGGGTAAACAGTTTTCCATTCAGCTCCTTCAAGGAGACTTAAGTCAGTGTAGGGTAAACAGTTTTCCATTCAGCTCCTTCAAGGAGACTGAAGTCAGTGTAGGGTGAACCATTCAGCTCCTTCAAGGAGACTTAAGTCAGTGTAGGGTAAACAGTTTTCCATTCAGCTCCTTCAAGGAGACTTAAGTCAGTGTAGGGTGAACCATTCAGTTCATTCAAGGAGACTTAAGTCAGAGTAGGGTAAACAGTTTTCCATTCAGCTCCTTCAAGGAGACTTAAGTCAGTGTAGGGTGAACCATTCAGCTCCTTCAAGGAGACTTAAGTCAGTGTAGGGTAAACAGTTTTCCATTCAGCTCCTTCAAGGAGACTTAAGTCAGTGTAGGGTAAACAGTTTTCCATTCAGCTCCTTCAAGGAGACTTAAGTCAGTGTAGGGTAAACAGTTTTCCATTCAGCTCCTTCAAGGAGACTTAAGTCAGTGTAGGGTAAACAGTTTTCCATTCAGCTCCTTCAAGGAGACTTAAGTCAGTGTCGGGTAAACAGTTTTCCATTCAGCTCCTTCAAGGAGACTGAAGTCAGTGTAGGGTGAACCATTCAGCTCCTTCAAGGAGACTTAAGTCAGTGTAGGGTAAACAGTTTTCCATTCAGCTCCTTCAAGGAGACTTAAGTCAGTGTAGGGTGAACCATTCAGCTCCTTCAAGGAGACTTAAGTCAGTGTAGGGTAAACAGTTTTCCATTCAGCTCCTTCAAGGAGACTTAAGTCAGTGTAGGGTGAACCATTCAGCTCCTTCAAGGAGACTTAAGTCAGTGTAGGGTGAACAGTTTTCCATTCAGCTCCTTCAAGGAGACTTAAGTCAGTGTAGGGTGAACCATTCAGCTCCTTCAAGGAGACTTAAGTCAGTGTAGGGTGAACAGTTTTCCATTCAGCTCCTTCAAGGAGGCACTGAGGCAGAGTTTGTTAGGTGTTAGACTGGTGACatggtgttcacctggtgttgtactggtgacatggtgttcacctggtgttgtactggtgacgtggtgttcacctggtgtactggtgacatggtgttcacctggtgttgtactggtgacgtggtgttcacctggtgtactggtgacgtggtgttcacctggtgttgtactggtgacatggtgttcacctggtgttgtactggtgacatggtgttcacctggtgtactggtgacgtggtgttcacctggtgttgtactggtgacgtggtgttcacctggtgtactggtgacgtggtgttcacctggtgttgtactggtgacatggtgttcacctggtgttgtactggtgacatGGTGTTCACCTGTTGTACTGGTGACATGGTTTTCAACACTACTAGTGACACAGcgttcacctggtgttgtactggtgacgtggtgttcacctggtgttgtactggtgacatGGTGTTCACCTGTTGTACTGGTGACATGGTTTTCAACACTACTAGTGACACAGcgttcacctggtgttgtactggtgacgtggtgttcacctggtgttgtactggtgacatggtgttcacctggtgttgtactggtgacatGGTGTTCAACACTACTAGTGACACAGcgttcacctggtgttgtactagtgacatggtgttcacctggtgttgtactaGTGAAcggtgttcacctggtgttgttcTAGTGACAcggtgttcacctggtgttgtactaGTGACAcggtgttcacctggtgttgttcTAGTGACAcggtgttcacctggtgttgtactaGTGACACGGTGTTCAACACTACTAGTGacacagtgttcacctgtgatcacacagtggatgtcaattcactgcccccGAGGCAATTAAAGGCTatgtgacctttaacctttttaaccTTGTGGCTAGCATGccccgccacccccgccccctcagtgAAGTATGGCGTTCTTTGTGGTGTTTCATGTGACGTTGCTGAAAGTTCTGTGTTTTCCATCAATGAAGTGTGTCGTTCTGTGTGGTGTTTCATGTGACGTTGCTGAAAGTTCTGTGTTTTCTATCGATGAAttgtggtgttgttctgtgtggtgtttcatgtgacgttgctgaaagttctgtgttttccatcaatgaagtgtggtgttgttctgtgtagTGTTTCATGTGACGTTCCTAAAAGTTCTGTTTTCCATTGATGAAGTGTGTCGTTCTGTGTGGTGTTTCATGTGACGTTGCTGAAAGTTCTGTGTTTTCCATCAGTGAAGTGTGGTGTTCTTTGTGGTGTTTCATGTGACGTTGCTGAAAGTTCTGTGTTTTCCATCGATGAAGTGTGTCGTTCTGTGTGGTGTTTCATGTGACGTTGCTGAAAGTTCTGTGTTTTCCATCAGTGAAGTGTGGCGTTCTTTGTGGTGTTTCATGTGATGTTGCTGAAAGTTCTGTGTTTTCCATCGATGaagtgtggtgttgttctgtgtggtgtttcatgtgacgttgctgaaagttctgtgttttccatcaatgaagtgtggtgttgttctgtgtagTGTTTCATGTGACGTTGCTGAAAGTTCTGTGTTTTCCATCAGTGAAGTGTGTCGTTCTGTGTGGTGTTTCATGTGACGTTGCTGAAAGTTCTGTGTTTTCCATCGATGAAGTGTGTCGTTCTGTGTGGTGTTTCATGTGACGTTGCTGAAAGTTCTGTGTTTTCCATCAATGAAGTGTAGCGTTCTTTGTGGTGTTTCATGTGACGTTGCTGAAAGTTCTGTGTTTTCCATCAATGAAGTGTGGCGTTCTTTGTGGTGTTTCATGTGACGTTGCTGAAAGTTCTGTGTTTTCCATCGATGAAGTGTGTCGTTCTGTGTGGTGTTTCATGTGACGTTGCTGAAAGTTCTGTGTTTTCCATCAGTGAAGTGTGGCGTTCTGTGTGGTGTTTCATGTGACGTTGCTGTTAGTTTTCCATCGATGaagtgtgtcattctgtgtggtgTTTCATGTGACGTTGCTGAAAGTTCTGTGTTTTCCATCGATGAAGTGTGTCGTTCTGTGTGGTGTTTCATGTGACGTTGCTGTTAGTTTTCCATCGATGaagtgtgtcattctgtgtggtgTTTCATGTGACGTTGCTGAAAGTTCTGTGTTTTCCATCAAGTTGTATTGCTCTTGTTGGagtagttttttgtgttttttttgtgatgaaCACATATAATCTTTGTGTATGAAGAATATAGATGATGTATCATTGTTTGTCATTCAAAATGATTTCTTCGTGTGTTTCATGAAATAATCTATCTCCATTTCTTTTCCTGTACTTTGAATGAAACTAATGTAGTACTGtttattttgttctctttcttcaggGTATGTGTACCcaccctatatatatattttgtttgtttgtttgattgatttttgctgttgtttgtttttgttttgagggtcgagagggtggatggggggtgtttTAGGCGGGTAGAAGAGTGGTGGGTCTAGTTTCTTTTCCTGTGAAGTACAGACTGACTGAGGGGGTAGAAGTTTCTTTTCCTGTGAAGTACAGACTGActgagggggtagaggagagggacagacatttCCTGTTCCACAAGAAAACACCAACACTGTATGTCCATGTTCCATCATCAGcattctgtcttgtttgttgttatcatcagcaTTCTGTCCGGTTTGTTATCATCGGCATTCTGTCGGGTTTGttgtcatcaccagcattctgtctggtttgttgttgtcaccagcattctgtccggtttgttgttgtcgtcaccagcattctgtccagtttgttgtcACCAACATTCTGTCCggtctgttgttgtcatcaccagcattctgtccggtttgttgttgttaccagcattctgtccagtttgttgtcACCAACATTCTGTCCggtctgttgttgtcatcaccagcattctgtccggtttgttgttgtcaccagcattctgtccggtttgttgttgtcaccagtGTTCTGGCCGGTGTGTTGTTGTAACCAGCATTCtgtctggtttgttgttgtcaccagcattctgtctggtttgttgttgtcgtcaccagcattctgtccagtttgttgttgtcatcaccagcattctgtccggtttgttgttgtcaccagcattctgtccggtttgttgtcgtcatcaccagcattctgtccggtttgttgttgtcaccagcattctgtccggtttgttgttgtcaccagtGTTCTGGCCGGTGTGTTGTCACCAACATTCTGTCCggtctgttgttgtcatcaccagcattctattcggtttgttgttgtcaccagcattctgttgggtttgttgtcgtcatcaccagcattctgtccggtttgttgttgtcatcaccagcattctgtccggtgtggtgttgtcagcattctgtccggtttgttgttgtcatcaccagcattctgtctggtttgttgttgttaccagcattctgtccagtttgttgtcaccagcattctgtccagtttgttgtccccagcattctgtccggtttgttgttgtcatcaccagcattctgtccagtttgttgttgtcatcaccagcattctgtctggtttgttgtcaccagcattctgtccagtttgttgtcCCCAGCATTCtgtctggtttgttgttgtcatcaccagcattctgtctggtttgttgttgttaccagcattctgtccagtttgttgtcaccagcattctgtccggtttgttgttgtcatcaccagcattctATCCTGAGGTTGTCCACATGAACACTGAGAATCATGTGaacattgtgtgttgtgtcatacatgactgtgggaacaatgtcaacagtgttgtgtcatacatgaggactgtgggaacaatgtcaacagtgttgtgtcatacatgaggactgtaggaacaatgtcaacagtgttgtgtcatacatgaggactgtgggaacaatgtgaacagt
Coding sequences within:
- the LOC143275858 gene encoding uncharacterized protein LOC143275858; the protein is MSLVQHQVNAVSLVVLNTMSPVQHQVNTMSPVQHQVNTTSPVQHQVNAVSLVVLKTMSPVQQVNTMSPVQHQVNTTSPVQHQVNAVSLVVLKTMSPVQQVNTMSPVQHQVNTMSPVQHQVNTTSPVHQVNTTSPVQHQVNTTSPVHQVNTMSPVQHQVNTMSPVQHQVNTTSPVHQVNTTSPVQHQVNTMSPVHQVNTTSPVQHQVNTMSPV